The following coding sequences are from one Nicotiana tabacum cultivar K326 chromosome 1, ASM71507v2, whole genome shotgun sequence window:
- the LOC142163849 gene encoding uncharacterized protein LOC142163849: protein MRQKYYNPQIKTFMPMEKHASKVLMPFAFKLLQDEMILSIEYVLFPHSDGSYLVRHYIKIDGGRFVYWNSIEEVVQCSFQDFEFSGILCRHSIRSLHATFRDLTLESIKTKGRLEYAKKELQRVLQIVQCFPENDHTGEVHEHVSFSRSIESNSLDEDYHIENPQQSQTKGRKKGKRLVGGIEVAKKLRYCKVPNCGGIGHNSRNCPVKRKITEIPATQSPNKILKGLTKKL from the exons ATGCGGCAAAAGTATTACAATCCTCAAATTAAGACATTCATGCCGATGGAGAAACATGCATCAAAAGTTCTCATGCCCTTCGCCTTCAAGTTGTTACAAGATGAGATGATACTTTCTATTGAGTATGTTCTATTTCCACATAGTGATGGATCATATCTTGTGCGTCACTACATCAAAATAGATGGTGGGCGTTTTGTCTATTGGAATTCAATAGAAGAGGTTGTTCAATGTTCTTTCCAAGACTTTGAATTTTCAGGAATTTTGTGCAGGCATTCTATTCGA AGTCTTCATGCTACATTCAGAGATTTGACTCTTGAATCAATAAAGACAAAAGGTCGTCTTGAATATGCTAAGAAGGAATTGCAAAGAGTGCTGCAAATTGTTCAATGTTTTCCTGAAAATGATCATACGGGTGAAGTGCATGAACATGTTTCTTTTAGTCGATCTATAGAGAGCAATTCTCTAGATGAAGATTATCACATTGAAAATCCACAACAATCTCAGACAAAgggaagaaaaaaaggaaaaaggttaGTTGGGGGAATTGAGGTTGCAAAGAAACTAAGATATTGCAAGGTTCCTAATTGTGGTGGAATTGGCCACAACTCAAGAAATTGTCCAGTGAAAAGGAAAATTACAGAAATCCCAGCAACTCAATCTCCTAACAA GATTCTAAAAGGATTGACAAAGAAGCTCTAA
- the LOC107780241 gene encoding protein FAR1-RELATED SEQUENCE 11-like produces MSIAKDIFDGITHWIVVYFDNVHNHELLSDKEVQFLSAYQNIDIVDQTRITLLAKAGCSINLIRRVIELEKGVDPGQLPLTKKDIRNFVQSESSTNIESDALELLKICKSLKDKDVDFQYDFTVDGCQRLEHVIWAFRDSIRAYEVFGDVVVFDTTYRLNRYEMPLGSFVRLMNGKHPQTILTDQDLRLTEAIANELPHFKHAFCIWHITSKFSTWFSFVLGSRYLQFKFEFQRLYELGNIEEFEHQWDELISQFDLGSDRHIKLLYLNRASWALPYLKGYLFARMTTTGRSESINAYLKRFLHARTSLKEFVE; encoded by the exons ATGTCCATCGCCAAAGATATATTTGATGGAATCACTCATTGGATAGTGGTGTATTTTGATAATGTTCACAATCATGAACTTTTGAGTGATAAAGAGGTACAATTTCTCTCCGCTTATCAAAATATTGACATTGTTGATCAAACACGAATTACACTTCTTGCTAAAGCTGGTTGTTCCATAAATTTAATCAGAAGAGTGATTGAATTAGAAAAGGGAGTAGATCCAGGCCAATTGCCTTTAACAAAAAAAGATATAAGAAACTTTGTTCAATCAGAAAGTTCTACTAATATTGAAAGTGATGCCCTGGAGCTATTGAAAATATGCAAGAGCTTAAAAGACAAAGATGTTGATTTCCAATATGATTTCACTGTTGATGGATGTCAAAGACTCGAACATGTCATCTGGGCATTCAGAGACTCTATTCGTGCTTATGAAGTTTTTGGAGATGTAGTCGTCTTTGACACTACTTATCGATTGAATCGTTATGAAATGCCGTTAGGA AGTTTCGTACGTCTTATGAATGGAAAGCACCCACAGACTATATTAACAGATCAAGATCTTCGCTTAACCGAAGCTATTGCCAATGAATTGCCGCATTTTAAACATGCCTTTTGTATATGGCATATTACATCCAAGTTCTCTACTTGGTTTTCTTTTGTCCTTGGTTCAAGATATTTgcaatttaaatttgaatttcagAGACTTTATGAACTTGGTAACATCGAAGAATTTGAGCACCAATGGGATGAATTGATCTCTCAGTTTGACCTTGGATCAGATAGGCATATTAAATTGCTATATTTAAATCGTGCATCTTGGGCACTACCATACTTGAAGGGATACCTTTTTGCTAGAATGACGACGACTGGACGCTCAGAATCTATAAATGcatatttgaaaagatttttaCATGCAAGAACAAGTTTAAAAGAATTTGTTGAGTAG